The genomic window CAAAGAGATATTGCAGAAGATTTTTTATGTGATGAATATAGTGCTGTAGATGAATGAAAGGCACTTTGTTGGTCGTCTATAGGActtaattttcctcttttttttttccagacaatCGAGGTATCCTGTCCTCCTGGGAACCCCCTAGGTACAGTTAGTCAAGAATGGTCGTTCTGCACACCGTTAGCGTCGAAGTTCAGCCTCTTCAACGCTTCTGGCGACAAAGTTCTTAGAGTAATAGGACCTACGTGCACCATAAGCTGTGGGGACGACGTCATTTTCAAGGTCAGCAAACTTGTGCCTGATTCATTTGCGTTGTCGGTGGCGTCTGCTCTCGAAACTTGCATAATTTCACCTCGCTTCAACTGCAGAAACTCACTCTTGAGATTGTTCTGTACTCGACTATTTTTCGAAACTTGCATAATTTCACCTCGCTTCAACTGCAGAAACAAACTCTTGAGACTGTTCTGTACTTGACTATTTTTTGCAAGGTGCCATCAGTAAGACTGAAAATActtggttcctcgttggacgagtcggttacatgctcgactaccgatctcagggtacgggttcgattccccgctctgccaacgcgaaatcagaggaatttatttctggtgatagaaattcatttctcggtgtggttcggatcccacaataagctgtaggtcccgttgctaagtaaccaattgattcccaACCGCGTGAAAATATCTAAGCCCTGGGGACAGCCCTAGGAAATCTGTTAGTCAGCtccgtggtctggttaaattaagatgtaCTTTGTTATTGCCCTGAGCAGCTCATAACAGATGGTAAGAAATAAAGCTCAATTGCAGATCGAAGGAAAGGGTACAATGTTTAAGGATTACTGTTCACATAAGATATCTCAATTACTTATTCACTTACTCGGTTAAAATGGTACAATAATTGGTAGAGCATCTGTTTTTCAAAATGAACATTGGCTGTTTCAGGATGTGACCTCTGAGAAATATGGAGCTTCCAACACTACTGCTCTTTCAAGTAGCTGTTCAGTGATTTTATCGACCAGACATATTAGGTCTTCAACTGTTATCATTATAAATCTGAAACTACCTATTGTGGCACTCTGTCAACCAAATTCTGCTGGAtattggtggaggaggagggtgaaATGTTTGAGGAGGAAGGTGAAAGGTTTGAAGAGGAAGGTGAAAGTCTTGAGGAGGGTGGTGAAAGGTGTGAGGAGGAAGGTGCAATGTCTGAGGAGGAAAGTGAAAGGTTTGAGGAGAAAAGGGAATGGTTTGAGGAGGGAAGTGAAAGGTAAGGGGAGGGGAGATATGAGGAGCAAGGTGAAAGATTTGTGAAGAGTGAAAGGTATGAGGAGGAAAGTGAAAGTTTTAAGTAGGAAGGCGAAACGTTCAGAAGGAAGGTGAAGGGCTTGACGGGGAAGGTGATAGGTTTGACAAAGAGGGTGTAAAGGGTAGAATGAGGGGCAGATTTTGAGGGTGGAATGGGGTTCGagtgggggaagggaaggggatggTATAGGAATGGTTGCTCCCGGTTCGATATAATCCACCTTCTGTGGTATAGGTGGTGGAGGTTGCTGTAGTTTTGACTTGGCTGTCGATCTTTTAGGTGATCTCCAGAAGGTGACCGAGGACCTTTCATCCTTGCAATTAGGTGGAATCCGTCACCACACCTCCTGTTCAAAGCACAATGAGGAATCCAGTAATGAACACATTCTTTGTGTTTGTCTTCAATGGTTAAGAAAAAAAGCCACTGTATAAACACAAGTTTATGTGAACAGATTTAAAACAGGAGATTTCGACCTTCACTGAGGTCTTTTCAGCTGTACTAGACAATAATTAGAaagtttataaagaaataaaaagaaaaaatataaaatgttaaaaaaaactcttcatttgattggagATCTACATCAGGTCTTAATGTtaagtatcaagggaggagatagaatttgaaaaacgGTTATCATTGGGATAAATCGcgctggcgtcacaaaaccgaaggtcagaggcgaaaatcatatgcgatttggagatgtcccaagtcaccttataaagtggtatgaatgtcaaagtcctgtccttaaaaaatggcattagccggccggcccccttaaaagaGCACTTGCAATGGATACTCACTCTAGGGGTCTTCCTtgagtatcattattttttctttgcgtcCTCTTGTTGTTGTAAATGTAATTGAGTCGTTTGCTCAACGTAGGAGCTATTTCCTCAAAAATATAGAATGGAACAGTTGGGATACAAGTTTTCAACTCTTGAATGTATACCTTACCTTTGTTGGATATTGTTTGCTGCTCATTCCACATGTCCCTTTACTATGCAGTGCTTGCTGCCATGACCCCATTTCTGGCACTTAGCCTCTTAGTAGCTCAAGGTAGAAGTTGTGTAGGGAATGATGCCCATATATCCCTAAAAAACATGGCTCTGACCTTTAACGTGGGGTTTCATAACTTGCCAATGCATCTCTGGACCTCCAAAACATTCTGTAGCTGGAGAATCGGATTGAAGGGCACCAAAGTCAGGTTTGTTTCAAATTATTGCTTTCCTGACTCCCTATGATGGATCCAGCACTGAAAATATGcgttttttggaaaataaaatgagaggCTTCTTACGTTTGAGGTGTCAAAATCATGTTTCAAATCGTTCTGCTTAATAAAAAGTCTCAGTTCTGTTGAACCGAAAGCATCAACAACTAAAGAAATGATGTAATTTCCTTCTTTGCTGACTCAAAATCtgaagggtgggggaggggaggccttttttgtttgaatggtgtttttatattgcatggaaccatgacttccgaaccacgtcgagagtgaacttctatcaccagaaatacagatctctaacccctcaatggaaggaggggagggcTGTGGATAGGTGTCAAAGAAGGTTCTGGGAGGGTATCTTCTTCCTCCTGGCAGAGGATACTTCTCATAGTCTTCTTTGGTTTCCTAATTGGCATCCACTCACTCAACCTGTGCTCGCTAGCAAGTTTTCTTTCATTATACGGAAGTTGGGTCTCTGACCTCTAATGTTCTCTCAGTCCTCAAGTTGTGATGCTTGATTTGATCTCAACAGATCCAACAGGCCTGACTCTTTTCGAACTAGTTTGTTGCTGGTGTCACCTAGGTCACTGAATATTTCGTTTCTTGCTCTTGTGTGTGATAGGTTCATAAGGGCCCCTGGCCTGACTCTGCCTTTTTCTGTCATGACCTAAGTACAAATTTTCTCTTAGAAATTCATATTATGACTTTCACGTGACTTTCACCCTAGCAAtgatcagctaatacattatttCTCTCTCGTGCACTGACTGCTCCTTCTTACGCAAATTCAAATTCCCTACAGGTTTACCCTATGTATGATAGGTCTCGCTTCCTCAACCAAGAACAAATTAGTTATTATAAATGAAGTCAAACTTATCGGATCTACTCAAAAGATCAAACTTAGCATTACATCTTAAGGAAGGCGAGAAAAGAATTACTGAAAATCCCCGAATCCCCGATAGAAACTGGGGCAAAGGATCAGCAAGGACTGCGTAGAGGTATAATTTGGAGTTGAGACCATGGAGGAGATCAAACactatagatatagaaataggaGGCCTTAAGACTAAAATTAACACAAAAATCTCTGAAAGAGGTGGCAGGAGCTATCTTCACCCTAAATCGCCATTTTGTTAATTGGCCATCTATGGAAATGTGTATATAAAAAGAAGACAATGGAAAGACGAATTTCGCTTAATGGGTGAATAATGGAAATAATAGTTCGCATGTAGCAAAATATCACTCTGTTATGTTTACTATCACGTTAATccaaaaatatattcaataataataataatgataataataatacatctccCTATTTTTCCTCAGATTGTCACGGCAGATGGGTCTGCCCAGATCGGCAGTATTACGAAAAAGTGGCAAGGATATTGCAATGAGAGTTTATCCGAAGCAGACAACTTTAGCATCAATTTCCCCATAGATTTAGAAATTAGGTCAAAGGCGCTTCTCCTTGGTGCTATGTTCTTGATTGTAAGTACTATCGACTGGAAtccagtttccattttttttaccacgtaACAAAGAGTTGTAAGTATACAGACTTAGGTTgcacacaatttttttattttggtttccaaattcttgaaatgaaacgcaatatacacatatatattatatatatatatatatatatatatatatatatagtatatatatatatataaatacttatattattaaatatatatatatataatatatatatacatacatacatatatatatatatatatatatatcatatatatatatatatatatatatatatatatattatctatagatagatagatatatatatatatatatataatatatatatatatatatatatatctatatatatatatatctatatctatctagatctatatctatatctatagaatatactatatatatatatatatatatatattatatatatatctatagatatagtatatatatagatatatagatatatatatatatatatatatatatctatatctatatatatctatactatagatatctatatatatatatatatatatatatatatatatatatatagatatatatatatatatatct from Macrobrachium nipponense isolate FS-2020 chromosome 23, ASM1510439v2, whole genome shotgun sequence includes these protein-coding regions:
- the LOC135201316 gene encoding phospholipid scramblase 1-like; protein product: MTYIGPPGLEYLSQLDTVLVKQKCEVFEILPGCETNNQYILKNNSGYEFFRAVEHTNYCLRHVCGSIRAFDIAFLDHEDQEILHLSRPFRCNSFCCPAFTLQTIEVSCPPGNPLGTVSQEWSFCTPLASKFSLFNASGDKVLRVIGPTCTISCGDDVIFKIVTADGSAQIGSITKKWQGYCNESLSEADNFSINFPIDLEIRSKALLLGAMFLIDFMFFERRF